In one Paenibacillus sp. JQZ6Y-1 genomic region, the following are encoded:
- a CDS encoding serine/threonine protein kinase: MNWNEDWKIAKDALQQITVNGSDDNEPVVISGYAEGVRCIGIGTDAAVFTYDQAPGYAFKVFTPQAIEKIPVEVSVYERLKSAPFFPICYGSDANYLVLSYEAGPTLQDCLLQGIEVPRQVITDVEAARKYVRGVGMNPRDIHLKNVIMQNGRAKVIDVSEYVKEGDDKRWDHLVWAYDQLYDRIAGKSIPSWVLDTVKNWYARIGVVNNTLNLEELAKKAGDLFSRYMK; the protein is encoded by the coding sequence ATGAATTGGAATGAAGATTGGAAAATCGCAAAAGATGCGTTACAGCAAATCACTGTTAATGGTAGCGATGATAACGAACCGGTTGTCATTTCTGGTTATGCCGAGGGAGTTCGCTGCATCGGAATTGGTACAGACGCAGCGGTATTCACGTATGATCAGGCACCGGGTTACGCGTTTAAAGTCTTCACACCGCAGGCGATTGAGAAGATTCCGGTGGAGGTATCGGTATATGAACGGTTAAAGTCAGCACCGTTTTTCCCTATTTGTTATGGTAGCGATGCGAATTATTTGGTGCTAAGCTATGAAGCCGGACCAACATTGCAAGATTGTCTGCTGCAAGGAATCGAAGTGCCGAGACAGGTCATTACGGATGTGGAGGCAGCGCGCAAATATGTACGCGGAGTCGGTATGAATCCACGTGATATCCATTTGAAAAATGTGATTATGCAAAATGGACGTGCCAAGGTCATCGATGTCTCCGAATATGTCAAAGAGGGCGATGATAAACGCTGGGATCATCTGGTATGGGCGTACGATCAGTTGTATGATCGTATCGCTGGTAAAAGTATCCCTTCGTGGGTGCTGGATACAGTCAAAAACTGGTACGCTCGGATCGGTGTGGTCAACAATACACTGAACTTGGAAGAACTCGCCAAAAAAGCAGGCGATCTATTCTCCAGATATATGAAATGA
- a CDS encoding methyl-accepting chemotaxis protein has protein sequence MRNLTVQTKILTLLAITILFMAVIGYGSYNATVQIADKANDMYHKNMLASEDVSQIIIDNRTIEAAVLELMITTKDERNTELSSTITEREEMNKTLYEHMKSIVLGAQAAKLYNTYLANLDSYQTLLQQVQTLAINNQNTAAYALFNTKVEPLRQAMNDTVRSLNAVLSSQAKDANVQIEQITSNSRLVMIILIVSAIVLSMAIGLFISRMVTSPLRTLRELMSRAGAGDLTVHGDYRSRDEIGQVTGSFNDMITNMRDIIRKVDESALTLSASSEELTASAEQTAQAAEHITIATSELSTGVETQVESVNQVNSSVNSMYEKMGIVASNSQQVAALTNEMKSAAQNGQDQVKDISRLIETLAVDMQRNLQVMQQLSTTSDQIGLASSSIQNIAKQTNLLALNASIEAARAGEAGRGFAVVAEEIRKLASGAADSSREISDMVQMMQDSSKAAVEQVTHSSASIQESVQSSHKVNTAFEAIRQSVDNTAERILASGSIIQEVAQQSEKIAEAMENVSAIMEQSSASLQQTGAASEEQLSTMEEVSGSARYLSELAENLQQVMTRFTV, from the coding sequence ATGCGTAATTTGACCGTTCAAACGAAAATCCTTACTTTACTTGCTATCACTATCCTGTTCATGGCGGTAATCGGTTATGGCAGCTACAATGCTACCGTCCAGATCGCTGACAAAGCGAACGATATGTATCACAAAAACATGCTTGCCAGCGAAGATGTAAGCCAGATCATTATTGATAACCGTACCATTGAAGCTGCGGTGCTCGAATTGATGATCACCACTAAGGATGAACGCAATACGGAACTGAGCAGCACAATCACAGAACGCGAAGAAATGAACAAGACTTTATATGAACACATGAAATCCATCGTTCTTGGTGCACAGGCTGCCAAACTGTATAACACCTATCTCGCCAATCTTGATTCGTATCAAACGTTGCTGCAACAAGTACAGACGCTCGCAATCAACAATCAAAATACTGCCGCTTATGCACTGTTCAATACGAAAGTAGAACCACTACGCCAAGCGATGAACGATACGGTTCGTAGTCTCAATGCCGTCCTGAGCAGTCAAGCGAAAGATGCCAATGTGCAAATCGAGCAAATTACTAGCAATTCTCGTTTGGTCATGATCATTCTGATTGTATCGGCTATCGTACTGTCCATGGCAATCGGTTTGTTTATCAGTCGAATGGTAACCAGCCCGCTGCGTACTCTCCGTGAGCTGATGAGTCGTGCAGGTGCAGGCGATCTGACAGTCCATGGCGATTATCGTTCCCGTGATGAGATCGGTCAAGTGACTGGCTCCTTTAATGACATGATTACCAATATGCGTGATATTATTCGCAAAGTAGACGAAAGTGCTTTGACGCTATCCGCTTCCTCCGAAGAATTAACGGCTAGTGCAGAGCAAACCGCACAGGCTGCCGAGCATATCACTATCGCAACTAGCGAATTGTCAACAGGTGTGGAAACACAGGTAGAATCAGTGAACCAAGTGAATAGCTCGGTTAACTCTATGTATGAAAAAATGGGCATCGTCGCTTCCAACAGTCAGCAGGTCGCAGCATTAACGAATGAGATGAAATCCGCTGCCCAAAACGGTCAGGATCAAGTCAAAGATATCAGTCGTCTAATCGAAACGCTTGCGGTCGATATGCAGCGTAACCTGCAAGTCATGCAGCAGCTATCCACTACCTCTGATCAGATCGGTTTGGCATCGTCCTCTATTCAAAATATCGCCAAACAAACGAACCTGCTGGCTCTCAATGCTTCGATTGAAGCAGCACGCGCCGGTGAAGCGGGTCGCGGCTTTGCCGTCGTTGCCGAAGAAATTCGCAAGCTTGCTTCCGGCGCTGCCGATTCATCTCGTGAAATCTCTGATATGGTACAGATGATGCAGGATAGCAGCAAAGCTGCGGTAGAACAAGTTACCCATTCGTCTGCCAGCATTCAAGAAAGCGTGCAAAGCAGTCACAAGGTGAACACCGCCTTTGAAGCGATCCGCCAATCGGTCGACAATACTGCTGAACGCATTCTTGCTTCTGGTAGCATCATTCAAGAGGTAGCCCAACAATCGGAGAAAATTGCCGAAGCGATGGAAAATGTCAGTGCCATTATGGAACAATCGTCGGCAAGTCTGCAACAAACTGGAGCAGCGAGCGAAGAACAGCTGTCCACAATGGAAGAGGTTTCTGGGTCTGCTCGTTATCTGTCCGAGCTGGCTGAGAATCTGCAACAAGTAATGACTCGCTTTACCGTTTGA
- a CDS encoding methyl-accepting chemotaxis protein, giving the protein MKNLRVQTKIVILIIVNLLLLVAVSYNGTNTSSRMATIATNMYETNIKAITAMDQIVINYSTNATRLLKLMNPTATTDEPSLISEINTTASNTKKQYEILGEVPLSGDNQKISAQLIATAQQFSTARQQVLDAVDAKDRTAAQTAYTNLENVRTTLNQYLNQMRDNMIKEAANSKTDADGTYNTSRIVTLIVLVVGIIVSLLIGIWIATMISRPLRQVQQLMNQAADGDLTVTASYNARDEIGQVSTAFNKLIDSMRKVIKSVDESAMTLSASSEELTASAEQTAQASSHIAVSSGELSTGFTSQTQTVIQVTDSVNHMATQMEQVAHTSKQIDELTGNMKKTAEQGLGEVNDITGRIQRLSNDIHSTLNVLTSLNNKSEQIGYASSAIQQIAKQTNLLALNASIEAARAGESGRGFAVVAEEIRKLAESAAESSTLITGLVTDVQQESQSAVEQAQESVSSVQASVDGSRRVTVAFEAIQQSVGSTVERIDETTSLINSANQRSQQIAEAMEHLSALSQQGSAGIDEMNAASEEQLSTMEDVASSARHLSTLAEELQQLIAFCKL; this is encoded by the coding sequence ATGAAAAATTTGCGCGTCCAAACAAAAATCGTTATTTTGATCATTGTCAATCTACTGTTACTTGTAGCAGTAAGTTACAATGGTACAAACACTAGTTCCAGAATGGCTACTATTGCTACTAATATGTATGAAACCAATATCAAAGCCATTACAGCGATGGATCAAATCGTTATTAACTATAGCACCAATGCTACTCGTTTGCTGAAATTAATGAACCCTACTGCTACTACCGATGAACCATCCTTAATTAGCGAAATTAATACAACTGCTAGCAATACTAAAAAACAATATGAAATTCTAGGCGAGGTTCCACTGAGCGGCGATAATCAAAAGATCTCTGCTCAACTGATCGCCACAGCGCAGCAGTTTTCTACAGCCCGTCAGCAGGTACTTGATGCCGTGGATGCGAAGGATCGCACAGCAGCACAAACCGCTTATACCAATCTAGAGAATGTACGCACTACGCTGAATCAATATCTCAATCAAATGCGTGATAATATGATCAAAGAAGCTGCCAACAGCAAAACCGATGCTGATGGTACCTATAATACATCCAGAATCGTCACCCTTATCGTGCTCGTTGTCGGCATCATTGTTTCCCTGCTGATCGGTATCTGGATTGCGACTATGATTTCAAGACCGCTGCGTCAAGTACAGCAGCTAATGAACCAAGCAGCAGACGGTGATTTGACTGTTACTGCAAGCTATAACGCCCGCGACGAAATTGGTCAAGTCTCTACCGCATTCAACAAACTGATCGACAGCATGCGCAAAGTGATTAAAAGTGTGGACGAGAGCGCTATGACTCTTTCCGCTTCATCTGAGGAACTGACAGCTAGCGCAGAACAAACCGCTCAAGCATCCTCGCATATTGCCGTATCTTCCGGCGAGCTGTCTACAGGCTTCACGTCCCAAACGCAAACAGTCATCCAAGTAACCGATTCGGTCAATCATATGGCGACACAAATGGAACAAGTTGCTCATACAAGCAAGCAAATCGATGAATTAACTGGCAATATGAAAAAAACTGCCGAGCAAGGTTTGGGTGAAGTCAATGACATCACTGGTCGTATTCAGCGCCTATCCAACGACATTCACTCTACACTGAATGTGCTGACTAGCCTGAATAACAAATCTGAACAGATCGGTTATGCTTCTTCCGCTATTCAACAAATCGCCAAACAAACGAATCTGCTGGCATTGAATGCTTCAATTGAAGCAGCTCGTGCTGGTGAATCGGGACGCGGCTTTGCTGTCGTAGCCGAGGAAATTCGCAAGCTGGCGGAGAGCGCTGCTGAATCCTCCACTCTGATTACCGGCTTGGTCACAGATGTACAGCAAGAAAGTCAAAGTGCTGTCGAACAAGCACAGGAATCGGTCAGCAGTGTACAAGCAAGTGTGGATGGCAGCCGCCGAGTAACGGTAGCATTTGAAGCCATTCAGCAATCTGTAGGTAGTACAGTGGAACGTATTGATGAAACGACCTCACTCATTAACAGTGCCAATCAGCGTTCCCAACAAATCGCCGAAGCGATGGAGCATCTGAGTGCGCTGTCCCAACAAGGCTCTGCTGGAATTGACGAAATGAATGCCGCCAGCGAAGAGCAGCTGTCCACAATGGAAGATGTTGCGTCCTCCGCTCGTCATCTGTCTACCTTGGCGGAAGAATTGCAACAATTGATCGCCTTCTGCAAATTGTAA
- the glpX gene encoding class II fructose-bisphosphatase: MERELALEIVRVTEVAALASAPWMGRGDKNSADEAATLAMRAMFDSVSVNGTVVIGEGEMDEAPMLYIGEKLGSTQAPEVDVAVDPLEGTVIVAKGLNNALSVIAVADKGNLLHAPDMYMEKLAVGPALVGKLSIEDPVDVTLRKAAKALGKKMADLTVMILDRDRHESTIKTLRKTGVRIKFLSDGDVAGAMAPAFPEAGIDLYIGSGGAPEGVLAAAALSCLGGEIQGRLMPANADEFARCKAMGIEDPYRVLSMEDMIGTDDVIFAATGVTPGEILGGVRYVGDERAETHSIVMRAKTKTIRYIKSLHYLPNKEVLHKIAKIQSTGTPEDRRTAAVESVAGKKQQAAVKQAQ, from the coding sequence ATGGAACGCGAATTGGCATTGGAAATTGTACGAGTAACGGAAGTAGCGGCATTGGCTTCGGCTCCGTGGATGGGTCGCGGTGACAAGAACAGTGCAGACGAGGCAGCAACGCTGGCCATGAGAGCCATGTTCGATTCCGTATCGGTGAATGGTACGGTCGTAATCGGCGAAGGAGAAATGGATGAAGCGCCGATGCTGTATATCGGTGAGAAGCTGGGTAGCACCCAAGCTCCTGAGGTGGATGTAGCTGTAGATCCACTGGAAGGCACCGTCATTGTAGCAAAGGGGTTGAATAATGCACTATCGGTTATTGCGGTAGCGGACAAGGGCAATCTGCTCCATGCACCAGACATGTATATGGAGAAGCTGGCCGTTGGACCGGCACTTGTCGGTAAGCTTAGTATTGAGGACCCAGTGGATGTCACGCTGCGCAAGGCAGCAAAGGCACTGGGCAAGAAAATGGCGGATTTGACGGTCATGATTTTGGATCGTGATCGTCATGAAAGTACGATCAAGACATTGCGCAAAACAGGCGTACGCATCAAATTTCTAAGTGATGGTGATGTCGCTGGTGCAATGGCTCCAGCATTCCCAGAAGCGGGTATCGATCTATATATCGGTTCCGGCGGCGCACCGGAAGGCGTTCTTGCCGCAGCAGCGTTGTCATGCTTGGGCGGTGAAATTCAAGGCCGTCTGATGCCTGCCAATGCAGATGAGTTCGCTCGCTGCAAAGCGATGGGCATTGAAGACCCCTATCGTGTATTGAGCATGGAGGATATGATCGGTACCGATGATGTGATCTTTGCTGCAACAGGTGTAACACCGGGCGAGATTTTGGGTGGTGTCCGTTATGTCGGCGACGAGCGTGCCGAAACGCATTCTATCGTCATGAGAGCCAAAACCAAAACGATTCGTTATATCAAGTCGCTTCATTATTTGCCGAACAAAGAAGTGCTGCATAAAATTGCAAAAATTCAGTCGACTGGTACGCCGGAAGACCGCCGCACGGCAGCCGTGGAATCGGTAGCTGGTAAGAAACAGCAGGCTGCCGTTAAACAGGCGCAATAA
- a CDS encoding aldehyde dehydrogenase family protein, translating to MMTDTLNEIANKHLYIDGKWQEAASYEALYSPYNGAQIANVAEANEEETRQAIAAAAKAAPIMRDMPAHKRAAILEQLARLLEERSEEAARLIALEGSKPLKAARGEVARTIETYKFSAEEAKRIHGETVPLDAAATGEGKIAYTIKEPVGVVGAITPFNFPMNLVAHKVGPALAAGNTVVLKPAEQTPLSSLLLAQLLEEAGLPAGALNVVTGDGKTVGDIIVTDDRVKALSFTGSPGVGISIRSRAGLKKVTLELGSNSGLIIDRDTDIDRMIERAVSGAFGNQGQVCISVQRIYVHEEIFDTFVQRFVETTGKLKLGDPLSEDTDVAAMIAPKEQKRALEWIAEAIEQGAEVACGNELKDGLLLPTVLLHVDPKAKIACREAFAPVVMINKVKDMDEAIAAVNHSDYGLQAGIYTSRLDTAFRAIRQLEVGGVIVNDIPSFRVDQMPYGGVKQSGIGREGVKYALEDMLETKLVVFNQSS from the coding sequence ATGATGACGGATACTCTAAATGAAATTGCGAACAAGCATCTATATATTGATGGCAAATGGCAGGAAGCTGCTTCCTATGAAGCGTTATACTCTCCATATAATGGAGCACAGATTGCCAATGTGGCAGAAGCGAATGAGGAAGAAACGCGTCAGGCTATTGCCGCCGCCGCTAAAGCAGCACCTATCATGCGAGATATGCCAGCTCACAAACGGGCTGCTATTTTGGAACAATTGGCGCGTCTGCTGGAGGAGCGTAGCGAGGAGGCTGCACGACTGATTGCCCTCGAAGGCTCCAAACCGTTAAAAGCAGCACGCGGTGAAGTTGCACGTACCATTGAGACATACAAATTTTCAGCAGAGGAAGCGAAGCGTATTCATGGCGAAACCGTACCGCTGGATGCTGCTGCCACAGGTGAAGGCAAAATCGCTTATACCATCAAAGAGCCTGTAGGTGTAGTCGGTGCGATTACGCCGTTTAATTTCCCGATGAATCTGGTTGCCCACAAAGTAGGACCAGCATTAGCGGCAGGTAATACTGTTGTATTGAAGCCTGCGGAGCAAACGCCATTGTCTTCCTTACTGTTGGCACAATTATTAGAAGAAGCGGGATTGCCTGCTGGCGCATTAAATGTAGTAACTGGTGACGGCAAGACCGTTGGCGATATCATCGTGACTGATGATCGGGTGAAAGCTTTATCGTTTACGGGTAGCCCGGGTGTAGGCATCTCGATTCGTTCGCGTGCTGGTTTGAAAAAGGTGACGCTAGAATTAGGCTCCAACTCTGGTCTTATCATTGACCGCGATACGGATATTGATCGTATGATCGAACGCGCAGTTTCTGGCGCATTTGGTAATCAAGGACAGGTATGTATTTCTGTTCAGCGGATTTATGTGCATGAGGAGATCTTTGATACATTTGTTCAGCGGTTTGTGGAAACGACAGGTAAACTCAAGCTGGGCGATCCATTATCTGAGGACACCGATGTAGCGGCGATGATCGCACCGAAGGAGCAAAAGCGGGCATTGGAATGGATTGCCGAGGCAATAGAGCAAGGAGCAGAAGTGGCGTGCGGAAATGAACTGAAGGATGGCTTATTGCTGCCAACGGTACTGTTGCATGTCGATCCCAAAGCGAAGATTGCTTGCCGCGAAGCATTTGCACCCGTCGTTATGATCAATAAGGTAAAAGATATGGATGAAGCAATCGCTGCTGTGAATCATTCCGACTATGGATTGCAGGCAGGAATATATACATCCCGATTGGATACTGCCTTCCGTGCTATTCGTCAACTTGAGGTAGGCGGCGTTATTGTGAACGATATTCCATCTTTCCGTGTGGATCAAATGCCATATGGTGGTGTGAAGCAGAGTGGAATTGGTCGTGAAGGAGTCAAATATGCACTAGAAGATATGCTCGAAACGAAGCTTGTTGTGTTTAATCAATCTTCTTAA
- a CDS encoding M4 family metallopeptidase: protein MKKTVGLLLAGSLLVGATTSAFAADTNSLAPLGDYTPKVITQTAGISGNGDAKVWKFLDKQKRTIVTDNASSTDVKELFEITKRQSDSKTGTEHYRLNQTFKGIPVYGAEQTLHFDKSGNVSLYLGQVVEDVYGKLESSEKVQGVTADVYAKEDSSADLVTPKLSASDAIAVAEKDAASKVGALGEAQKAPEAKLYIYAPEDKEARLAYVTEVNVLEPEPLRTRYFVDAKDGSILFQYDLIEHATGTGKGVLGDTKTLTVSTSGSSYVLSDTTRGKGIQTYTASNRTSLPGSTVTSTSSTFNDPAAVDAHAYAAKVYDFYKSNFNRNSIDGNGLVLRSTAHYSSKYNNAFWNGTQMVYGDGDGTTFVPLSGDLDVVGHELTHGVTEYTANLEYYGQSGALNESISDIFGNTIEGKNWLIGDSIYTPGVSGDALRYMDNPEKGDQPARMADYYNTSSDNGGVHTNSGITNKAYYLLVQGGTFDGVKVTGIGRSQAIQIVYRALTLYLTSTSNFSSYRSAMVQASTDLYGASSTQTTAVKNSLSAVGIN from the coding sequence TTGAAAAAAACAGTAGGTCTTTTACTCGCAGGCAGTTTGCTCGTTGGTGCAACAACTTCCGCATTTGCAGCTGATACGAATAGTCTGGCACCACTCGGTGATTACACACCAAAAGTGATCACACAAACGGCTGGTATTTCTGGCAATGGCGATGCGAAAGTATGGAAGTTCTTGGACAAGCAAAAACGTACAATTGTAACGGATAATGCTAGCTCTACAGATGTAAAAGAACTGTTTGAAATCACGAAGCGCCAATCCGATTCCAAAACCGGAACGGAGCACTATCGTCTGAATCAAACATTCAAAGGTATTCCTGTATATGGTGCAGAGCAAACACTGCACTTTGACAAATCGGGTAACGTATCCCTGTATCTCGGTCAAGTGGTTGAAGATGTATATGGCAAACTGGAATCTTCCGAAAAAGTACAAGGCGTAACTGCTGATGTATACGCGAAAGAAGACAGCTCCGCTGATCTGGTAACACCGAAGCTGAGCGCGTCTGACGCAATCGCTGTTGCTGAAAAAGATGCTGCCTCCAAAGTAGGCGCACTGGGCGAAGCTCAAAAAGCACCTGAAGCGAAACTGTATATCTACGCTCCAGAAGATAAAGAAGCACGTCTGGCTTACGTAACAGAAGTGAACGTGCTGGAACCAGAACCACTGCGCACTCGTTACTTCGTAGATGCAAAAGACGGTTCGATCCTGTTCCAATATGACCTGATCGAGCACGCAACAGGTACAGGTAAAGGTGTACTGGGCGACACCAAAACACTGACTGTTAGCACATCCGGTTCTTCTTATGTTCTGTCCGATACTACTCGTGGTAAAGGTATCCAAACATACACTGCCTCGAACCGTACATCCCTGCCAGGTTCGACAGTAACAAGCACAAGCAGCACATTCAACGATCCAGCTGCAGTTGATGCGCATGCGTATGCTGCAAAAGTTTACGACTTCTACAAATCCAACTTTAACCGTAACAGCATCGACGGTAATGGTCTGGTTCTGCGCTCCACTGCGCACTATTCCAGCAAATACAACAATGCGTTCTGGAACGGTACCCAAATGGTATACGGTGATGGCGATGGCACAACCTTCGTACCATTGTCCGGCGATCTGGACGTTGTTGGTCACGAGCTGACTCACGGTGTAACTGAGTATACAGCTAACCTGGAATACTACGGTCAATCCGGTGCACTGAACGAATCCATCTCCGATATCTTCGGTAACACAATCGAAGGCAAAAACTGGCTGATCGGTGATTCCATCTATACACCAGGCGTATCCGGTGATGCACTGCGTTACATGGATAACCCTGAAAAAGGTGACCAACCTGCTCGTATGGCAGACTACTACAACACATCTTCCGACAATGGTGGCGTGCATACGAACAGTGGTATCACTAACAAAGCCTACTACCTGCTGGTACAAGGTGGCACATTCGATGGCGTGAAAGTAACTGGTATCGGTCGTTCCCAAGCGATCCAAATCGTATACCGTGCACTGACACTGTATCTGACGTCCACTTCGAACTTCTCCAGCTACCGTTCCGCTATGGTTCAAGCTTCCACTGACCTGTATGGTGCAAGTTCCACACAGACTACAGCGGTTAAGAACTCTCTGAGCGCGGTAGGCATCAACTAA
- a CDS encoding M4 family metallopeptidase: MKKTAGLLLAGSLLIGTQTSVFAAGDVNPLGSYTPKAVSQASISGDAKVWSFLEQQNRSLTATDSSSDSVQQRFEITKRQPDSATGTDHYRLAQVYKGVPIYGADQTLHFDTSGQVSLYLGKVVDDVYGKLASSQGSVTDEVYGKQTRSHYAVTDDVYDNGSSNTDNGTDGQSLVTPKLSSAEAIRIAQQDTATAIGSAVHPLEAPSATLYIYAPEGEQAHLVYVTEVNLLDPEPVRTRYFVDAKDGSIVQKQELLEHATGTGKGVLGDTKSLTVAQVGTRYLLRDTTRGSGIETYTINNRTSGSLSTVSSTSSTFTDPAAVDAHAYAAKVYDFYKEKFNRNSLDGSGLRIQSVTHYGSKYNNAFWNGSYMIYGDGDGKVFAPLSGALDVVGHEMTHGVIEHTANLQYENQSGALNEAIADMFGNAIQGKNDWLIGEDVYTPSKAGDALRSMADPTLYGDPAHMDQYKNLPNTEDGDWGGVHTNSGIPNKTYYLLSHGGTFEGVDVKGIGNSQAIAIVYRALTLYLTSTSDFADFRAAMTQASTDLYGASSTQTTSVKDAFDAVGIF, from the coding sequence TTGAAAAAAACAGCAGGTCTTTTACTCGCAGGTAGTTTGTTGATCGGTACCCAGACATCCGTGTTTGCAGCGGGCGATGTGAATCCGCTCGGTTCCTACACACCGAAGGCTGTCAGTCAGGCATCTATTTCCGGTGATGCCAAAGTATGGTCGTTTCTTGAACAGCAAAATCGCTCTCTGACGGCAACCGATTCTTCCTCCGACAGTGTACAGCAGCGATTTGAAATTACAAAGCGTCAGCCAGATTCGGCAACAGGTACGGATCATTATCGCCTTGCGCAGGTGTACAAAGGTGTACCGATATACGGTGCAGACCAGACGCTGCATTTTGATACATCCGGTCAGGTATCGCTCTATCTAGGCAAGGTAGTTGACGATGTATACGGTAAATTAGCTTCTTCTCAGGGAAGTGTGACAGACGAGGTATATGGCAAGCAGACGCGATCTCATTATGCTGTCACTGATGATGTATATGACAATGGTTCATCTAACACGGATAATGGGACAGATGGGCAATCGTTAGTAACACCGAAGCTGAGTAGTGCGGAAGCGATTCGGATTGCTCAGCAGGATACAGCTACTGCCATCGGCAGTGCTGTACATCCATTGGAGGCTCCATCAGCTACCCTGTACATCTACGCACCTGAAGGAGAGCAAGCGCATCTGGTCTATGTGACTGAAGTGAATCTGCTTGATCCAGAGCCGGTGCGTACACGCTACTTTGTCGATGCTAAGGACGGCTCCATCGTTCAGAAGCAGGAGCTGCTAGAGCATGCTACGGGCACAGGCAAAGGAGTGCTTGGTGATACCAAATCGCTAACTGTTGCTCAGGTTGGAACACGTTATCTGCTACGCGATACAACACGCGGTAGTGGCATTGAGACGTATACCATCAATAACCGCACCTCTGGCTCGCTGAGTACGGTATCCAGCACCAGTTCTACCTTTACTGATCCAGCGGCGGTCGATGCACATGCCTACGCGGCTAAAGTGTATGACTTCTATAAAGAAAAGTTTAACCGTAACAGTCTCGACGGCTCTGGTCTGCGTATCCAATCCGTTACGCATTATGGGTCCAAGTACAATAACGCATTCTGGAACGGCTCCTATATGATCTACGGTGATGGAGACGGCAAGGTATTCGCTCCATTGTCCGGTGCACTGGATGTAGTAGGGCATGAGATGACGCACGGCGTAATCGAGCATACAGCCAATTTGCAGTATGAGAATCAATCTGGCGCGTTGAATGAAGCGATTGCCGACATGTTCGGTAATGCCATTCAGGGTAAAAATGATTGGCTGATCGGCGAGGATGTATATACGCCAAGCAAAGCAGGCGATGCGCTGCGTTCGATGGCTGATCCAACACTGTATGGTGATCCAGCTCATATGGATCAATACAAAAACCTGCCAAACACCGAAGACGGTGATTGGGGCGGTGTACACACCAACAGTGGGATTCCTAACAAAACATATTATCTGCTGTCTCACGGCGGTACATTTGAAGGTGTCGATGTAAAAGGCATCGGTAACAGTCAGGCGATTGCCATTGTGTATCGCGCGCTGACGCTGTATCTGACGTCCACCTCCGATTTTGCCGATTTCCGTGCAGCAATGACACAGGCTTCTACAGACCTGTATGGTGCTAGCTCCACGCAAACCACTTCCGTCAAGGATGCTTTCGACGCAGTGGGGATCTTCTAA